In the genome of Chelmon rostratus isolate fCheRos1 chromosome 24, fCheRos1.pri, whole genome shotgun sequence, one region contains:
- the LOC121627271 gene encoding calcipressin-1-like isoform X2: MHIKTTKCNRFCLVASVTNQEVFNHPEAQASFEASFRSFDPEVQFQYFKSFRRVRISFSDALAAAEARLRLHKTDFNGKEMRLYFAQSVHIGSPRLEPPKPEKQFLISPPASPPVGWEQSQDATPVINYDLLCAISKLGPGEKYELHTATPTTPSVVVHVCEDEHGDSSAPDDSDQDDKPRPPRPKIIQTRRPDYTPGVEQ; encoded by the exons ATGCACATCAAGACCACCAAGTGTAACCGCTTCTGCCTGGTCGCCTCGGTGACCAACCAGGAAGTTTTCAACCATCCCGAGGCACAG GCCAGTTTCGAAGCCTCGTTCCGCTCTTTCGACCCGGAGGTGCAGTTCCAGTACTTCAAGTCTTTCCGCCGAGTCAGGATCAGTTTCAGTGACGCTCTGGCTGCAGCCGAGGCGAGACTCCGGCTCCACAAGACCGACTTCAACGGCAAAGAGATGAGGCTCTACTTTGCCCAG tctgtccACATAGGGAGTCCTCGGCTAGAGCCCCCCAAGCCAGAAAAGCAGTTCCTGATCTCCCCCCCTGCCTCCCCTCCGGTTGGCTGGGAACAGTCGCAGGATGCCACGCCGGTCATCAACTACGACCTTCTGTGTGCCATCTCGAAGCTGGGACCAG GGGAGAAGTATGAGCTCCACACcgccacccccaccacccccagcGTGGTTGTCCATGTCTGCGAGGATGAGCACGGTGACAGCTCAGCCCCCGATGACAGCGACCAAGACGACAAGCCCCGCCCCCCGCGGCCGAAGATCATCCAGACGCGACGGCCCGACTACACGCCCGGAGTGGAGCAGTGA